The sequence below is a genomic window from Flagellimonas marinaquae.
CGAATTGGAAACGGGAAAAGCAAAATGAAGATCGGGATGCGACAATGAGTTGCATTTGGTATTGCAATCGGTATGTCCTCCTTCATTTTCGACACCGATGTTGCCACACAACAGATACTGGGCATAGGCAATTGCCATGGGCAGAACGCCGGAACCCTCTGGCCCCACAAATAATTGAGCATGCGCCACCCTTCCGGTTTCAGCTGTGGTCACCAAATGGTTTTTGATGTGCTCTAAGCCTAAAACATTTTTAAAAAGCATGTCCCAAAGATACATTTTTAACGGCTGAAGTTTCCCTAAGGAAAACAGGGTATCCCAAAGAAGGTTTAACAGAATTCAACGAAAAGGTTAAATCCACTGAAACTTTTAAATATTAGTACGGATGAATAGCCGAAAAAGCAGGAAATCTTTACTTTTGAAATTCTCAAAAAAGGACACACAGATGAAAACGATAGACGATTTTAATTTTGAAGGAAAAAAAGCATTGATACGAGTAGATTTCAACGTGCCGTTGGATGGCGATTTCAATGTAACCGATACCAGCCGGATCGATGCTGCAAAACCCACCATACTAAAAGTTTTGGAAGACGGCGGGTCTGCGGTCTTAATGAGCCATTTGGGCCGGCCAAAAGGAAAAGTAAATCCGGATATGTCGCTATCGCATATCGCCGAAACCGTATCCGATATTATCGGGGTACAGGTGAAATTTGTGGAGGATTGTGTTGGAAACAAAGCGGATGAAGCCGTAGCAGGGTTAAAAAGCGGCGAGGTTCTTTTGCTGGAAAACCTAAGGTTTTATGCTGAGGAAGAAGCTGGAGACGAATCGTTTGCCGAACAGTTGTCCAAACACGGGGATGTTTATGTGAACGATGCTTTTGGAACAGCGCATAGGGCCCATGCCTCTACAACAATAGTGGCCAAGTTTTTCCCCGAAAACAAGTGTTTCGGATATTTGTTGGCCAAAGAAATAAAAGCAATAGACAAGGTGACGGAAACAGGGGAAAAACCAGTAACCGCAATCTTGGGCGGCGCTAAAGTTTCTTCCAAAATCACCATTATAGAGAATATTCTGGACAAGGTGGACAATTTGATCATCGGAGGGGGTATGACCTACACTTTTATAAAAGCCCAAGGGGGTAAAGTCGGGGACTCCATCTGCGAGGATGACAAAATGGATTTGGCGCTCGATATTCTAAAACAGGCAAAAGCCAAGAACGTTCAGGTATATTTACCGGTAGATGTTCTGGCCGCCAATGATTTTGATAATGCCGCCGACACCCAATTTGTGGAGGTAAACGAAATTCCGGATGGATGGCAAGGCTTGGATGCCGGACCTAAAACCCTTGAAATTTTCAAACAAGTAATTCTTGCTTCCAAAACAATTCTTTGGAACGGACCCGTTGGAGTTTTCGAAATGGAAAACTTCGCCAAAGGAACCATAGCCGTTGGCAACTATATAGACGAAGCCACTCAAAATGGAGCGTTCTCGCTAGTTGGCGGAGGTGATTCCGTTGCGGCCGTAAAACAGTTTGGTTTCGAGGACAAGGTGAGCTATGTTTCTACAGGTGGTGGGGCCATGTTGGAAAGCTTGGAGGGCAAGACCTTGCCCGGAATTGCTGCAATAATAGGCTAAGTCTCACGTTTTGAGATATTGGGGAAACGTTAAAAGAAAGAGAATTTTATCTCTTGGCTTTAGTATTTCAGAAAAAAAAGCCAATTTAGTTCGCCCCAAAAAAAATCAAACCTTGTCCAAATGAACCAGAAAATTAAAAAAGCTGTTTTTGCGGCCATTCTTTGCGTAGCTTCGAATATGGCAGCACAACAAGTGGATGATCAGCAGAATGTTGATGGAGATTCAACCAAGGATCAGGAGAGTGAAAATGCCACCATTGCCGTATCAAACATCAAAATAGATGGGCAATTGATGGCTCTTGAAACGCAAGAGGACGGCAAATTTAGACTGCGCGATCTGGAAGAGGCATGGAGATACGATAGCCTTTGGCTCAAAGAGCTTCACAGTAACGCTGAGCTATTCAGTGATATGTTGTTGGAAATCCAAAGTGCACCGGAACAAGAGCCGGCTGTTTTACTGGATTTGCCCACCGATACACTAAAGGCCCGTTTAGCCCGAATGGATGAAAAAACACCCTTCAACATCTCATACAACCCATCGTTGGAAAGCGTTATCAAATCCTTTTTAACACGAAGGAGGGACTTAATGCAACGGATGATGACCGCCAGCCAGTTTTATTTTCCACTGTTTGAACAAGAACTGGACAACCAGAACATTCCTTTGGAAATAAAATATTTGGCAATTGTTGAGTCCGCACTCAATCCCAAGGCAAGGTCCAGGGTTGGGGCAAAGGGCCTGTGGCAATTTATGTACAGCACCGGAAAAATGTATGGGCTGGATGTGAGCAGTTATGTTGATGAGAGGCATGATCCGATCATGGCCACCAAAGCGGCGAGCAAGTACTTGTCCAGATTGTATGATATTTTCGGGGATTGGGATTTGGCCCTTGCGGCCTATAACTCGGGACCCGGAAATGTAAATAAGGCCATAAGGCGCTCCGGGGGATATGAGAACTATTGGAACATCCGACCGTTTCTTCCACGTGAAACAGCAGGATACCTCCCTGCATTTTTGGCTACCATGTACATTTTTGAATATGCGGAGGAACATGGGCTACAATATAAAAGAGCAGAACGCGCTTATTTTGAAACCGACACGGTTCATGTAAAAAACCTGATTACGTTTGATCAAATATCCAAATTGGTGGATATAGGTAAAGAGGAGCTGGAAATGTTGAACCCGGCCTATAAATTGAATATTATCCCAAAAGTCGAAGGGAAGAATTATGCACTCCGTCTGCCGGTTTCAAAAATTGGAAAATTTGTCTCCAACGAGGAAGAAATCTATGCCTATGCCAAAAAGGAATTGGATTCCATGGAGAAACCATTGCCCAGTATGATCAAGGCACAGGATCAAATAAGATATCGTGTAAAAAGTGGGGATTATCTAGGCAAGATAGCGGAGCGCTATGGGGTTGGTGTAAGCCAAATAAAAAGATGGAACGGACTTAGGAGCAATAATTTAAGGGTCGGACAGCGCTTAACTATTTTTCCAAGAAAACCGTATATCGCTAAAAAAAGCAGCAATAGCAGTAGTTCCAAGTCAAATGGAAAGGTAGCGGACGGCTCAAAAATCCACACAGTAAGATCTGGGGATTCCCTTTGGACCATTTCCAAAAAATACCCGGGTGTTTCCATCGAAAATTTGCGAGAATGGAACGGTATTAGCGGTAATAATCTAAAACCGGGCACAAAACTAAAATTGTGCGATTGTTCTTCGTAAATTTAACACAAGATGAAAAAATTAGGAACACTATTTATTGTCACCGTATTGCTGGCATTGGGAGCTTGTAACAGCTCGGGATCAAAAGAAAGGTTTTTACCGCCATCCACAGGAGGGATCAACTCCTTAATGGTAGTTATGGATACTGAACTCTGGCGAGGCCCAGTTGGCGAAAAAATAAGGGAAGAGTTTGCGGCCCAGATTGTAGGATTACCGCAAATAGAACCAAAGTTCAGCCTAACCCAGATACCACCAAAAGTGTTTAAGGGAACAACCACCCATTCCCGATCACTGTTGTATGTGGAGCAAGACTCTACCTCCTTGGCCCACATTAAAAACGATGCATATTCAAAACCTCAAAAAGTAGCCGTTGTAACCGGGCCTACAGAAGAGGTGTTGATCAAAAACCTGGATTCGTTGGCCGATAGGGCAATAAAAGAATTCAAAGCAAACGAGATTGCCGAGGCCCAGAAGCGATTTGAGCGTTCCTTGAGCAAGGACAAAGCACTGGAAGAAGAGTTCGGAATACAACTCAACGTGCCCTCGCTTTACAAAGTGGGCAGAAGGGAAAACAAATTTGTTTGGATGGACATTCAAATCCCAAAAGGAACCATGAACATTATTGCTTATGAGATGCCATGGGACTATTTTAATAACGACTCTACCTTTGTGGAGGATATTGTAAGAATGAGGGATTCCATTGGAAAAAGCTTTATTCCCGGCCCGTATGAAAACACGTATATGATTACGGAAAAAGCTTTTGCCCCTTATGTTTTTCCTGCAGAAATAGGTGGCAAAAAAGCGGCTGAGGTAAAAGGCGTTTGGGAAATACATGGTTACCCAATGGCGGGTCCGTTCTTAACCTACATCATCAACGATAAGGAGAACGATAGAAAAATGATTATCGAGGGATTTACTTTTGCTCCGTCCGAAGCAAAAAGAGACTACATGTTCGAGCTGGAAGCCATTTTAAAGACCATAAAGTTTGATTCCGATCCTCCAAAAGGATAGGAACAACCAAATTCAAATATCAAAAAAGCCCAGTGCACATTGCCTGGGCTTTTTCGTTCTTTAAAACTTAGGCTGATTAATCAAACGCAAAGCCTGTTGCTATCCTGTAAATAAAGGCATAAAGCACAATAAAGAACATGACAAAGCTGAACCAGGCAAATATTTTAAAGTATTTTTCCACGATGATGTGCCCCAAGTTGCGGAACGCATCCATATAGATTTCTTTGACGAGTACTAATTTTTTCATAAGCTTGATTTTAAGATTTAAAGACATGTCAAAGATTCGACTACGAAGGTGAGAACCGAAAACAAAGGGATGAAACGCAGGAAAAAAGGGGTGAATGCTGTTGTGAAAAGTGTTAAATCCGTAAGATTGTGCTTTTGATCGATAAACTACATATTGCCCTGATCGGCTATACGATCAATTTCATCGATAAACAGTAGAAGTTCTGTGTTTTTAAGTCGGATAAACACAGTTTTAAGGCCTGTAAGAGCTTATTCGGCAATTAGGATAAACTCCGACCTTCTGTTTAAACGGTGCTGACCAGGAGGACAGGATTGGCTATCTCCACAATTGTTCAATAAACGGTCTTCACCAAATCCAGAGGTGCTAATAATTCGGCTCGGGTCTATACCTTGCGAAACCATATAGTCTTTGGTAGACTTGGCCCGCTTCTCGGAAAGATATTTATTGTAAGCCTTGGAACCAATAGCATCGGTATGGGATTCAATCTTTAAGGATAGCCCTTTGTTCGATTTTAGCACAGTAATCAGTTTATCCAATTCTTGTGCGGAACTCGGGGTTATTTCGTAGCTATCAAAGCTGAAATAAACATTTTTGGGTTCAAATGTTTTAACAATGGCCTCTGCTGCGGATTGTTTGATCTCTGCCTTCAGCTTTTGGGTCACCACTATATTTTTGTTATCGGCGGTTTGTATCGCAAGACTATCGTTTAGGTACCCCTCCTTTTTCGCCACCACCATATAATTGGTAGTTGGGTTTAGGTTGGGAAAGGAATAGTGGCCCATTTCATCTACGGTTGTTTCATTTATCATTCTATTTCCTTGCAATAGTAATACGGTAGCGCTCGGCAATGCTTCACCTGATGCCAAATCTTCCAGAACCCCTGTGATCGCATTTAGGTTTGGAGTGTATGCAAAGGAATAAATATCGTCATCACCTTTGCCTCCTTTTCGGTTAGATGCAAAATAGCCCTTCCCACTAGAGGCGTCCACGATATACGAAAAATCGTCCCTATTACTGTTAATGGGCTCGCCCAAATTCATCGCGCCTGCAAAAGTCTCATCGGAACCATCGGATTTGTAAACATCTAGCCCGCCATATCCCATTGGTCTGTTGGACGAGAAATAAAGACTGTTTTCCGTTACGTACGGGAACATTTCCTTTGTATCCGAGTTGATTGTCCTACCCAGGTTTTTGGGCTCGGAAAACGCACCGTTTTCTAGAATATCCACCACATAGATGTCCGTTTCACCAAAACCGCCGGGCATATCGGAAACAAAATACAATTTTTTGCCATCCGGACTTACCGTAGGGTGTCCCGTTGAATAATCTTCACTATTAAAGGGAAGTTCTTCTGCGCTGGTCCATTGGCCATCTATGTTTTGTGAGCGATAGATCTTGAGGTGGTTAATACCATTTTTGCCTCGCTTCAATCGTTTACCATAGTTGTTTCTGGTAAAATAGATGGTTTTTTGGTCAGGAGAAAAGGCAGATGATGCCTCATGGTATTTTGTATTGATTTTCTTGGAGAATTTTTTGGGCGGCAATAGATCACCATCATCATTTTTCTTTTTCGATACATATAGATCAAGAAAAGGCTGGTTGGTCCAGCGATAACGACGTGTGGTCAAAATGGAAGAATCTTTTGCGGAAGCATATACGATATCCGAATCATTATGGAACATGGGCGAAAAATCGGAATACTTGGAGTTAATATCCAAATTCTTGATCGTCACTTGTGTTGCGCCTTTCCAAGTATTGGTGTTTAACGATTCCAGTTCGTTCAGGGGCTCGTTCCTTTTTTGTCTCAATATTTTGGTCAAAGCTGCCGCTCTAAGATATTTTCCCGTTCCCTTTAGGGTTTGGGTATATTTAAAAAAGGTGTCTGTATTTATTTCATCTTCGTATAATGTGAACAGCTCATTGTACCACTTGT
It includes:
- a CDS encoding phosphoglycerate kinase, whose product is MKTIDDFNFEGKKALIRVDFNVPLDGDFNVTDTSRIDAAKPTILKVLEDGGSAVLMSHLGRPKGKVNPDMSLSHIAETVSDIIGVQVKFVEDCVGNKADEAVAGLKSGEVLLLENLRFYAEEEAGDESFAEQLSKHGDVYVNDAFGTAHRAHASTTIVAKFFPENKCFGYLLAKEIKAIDKVTETGEKPVTAILGGAKVSSKITIIENILDKVDNLIIGGGMTYTFIKAQGGKVGDSICEDDKMDLALDILKQAKAKNVQVYLPVDVLAANDFDNAADTQFVEVNEIPDGWQGLDAGPKTLEIFKQVILASKTILWNGPVGVFEMENFAKGTIAVGNYIDEATQNGAFSLVGGGDSVAAVKQFGFEDKVSYVSTGGGAMLESLEGKTLPGIAAIIG
- a CDS encoding lytic transglycosylase domain-containing protein encodes the protein MNQKIKKAVFAAILCVASNMAAQQVDDQQNVDGDSTKDQESENATIAVSNIKIDGQLMALETQEDGKFRLRDLEEAWRYDSLWLKELHSNAELFSDMLLEIQSAPEQEPAVLLDLPTDTLKARLARMDEKTPFNISYNPSLESVIKSFLTRRRDLMQRMMTASQFYFPLFEQELDNQNIPLEIKYLAIVESALNPKARSRVGAKGLWQFMYSTGKMYGLDVSSYVDERHDPIMATKAASKYLSRLYDIFGDWDLALAAYNSGPGNVNKAIRRSGGYENYWNIRPFLPRETAGYLPAFLATMYIFEYAEEHGLQYKRAERAYFETDTVHVKNLITFDQISKLVDIGKEELEMLNPAYKLNIIPKVEGKNYALRLPVSKIGKFVSNEEEIYAYAKKELDSMEKPLPSMIKAQDQIRYRVKSGDYLGKIAERYGVGVSQIKRWNGLRSNNLRVGQRLTIFPRKPYIAKKSSNSSSSKSNGKVADGSKIHTVRSGDSLWTISKKYPGVSIENLREWNGISGNNLKPGTKLKLCDCSS
- a CDS encoding DUF4837 family protein, which produces MKKLGTLFIVTVLLALGACNSSGSKERFLPPSTGGINSLMVVMDTELWRGPVGEKIREEFAAQIVGLPQIEPKFSLTQIPPKVFKGTTTHSRSLLYVEQDSTSLAHIKNDAYSKPQKVAVVTGPTEEVLIKNLDSLADRAIKEFKANEIAEAQKRFERSLSKDKALEEEFGIQLNVPSLYKVGRRENKFVWMDIQIPKGTMNIIAYEMPWDYFNNDSTFVEDIVRMRDSIGKSFIPGPYENTYMITEKAFAPYVFPAEIGGKKAAEVKGVWEIHGYPMAGPFLTYIINDKENDRKMIIEGFTFAPSEAKRDYMFELEAILKTIKFDSDPPKG
- a CDS encoding DUF6747 family protein; its protein translation is MKKLVLVKEIYMDAFRNLGHIIVEKYFKIFAWFSFVMFFIVLYAFIYRIATGFAFD
- a CDS encoding OmpA family protein, which translates into the protein MKRLILLFFFSCFLGSNAQELALSNIGEDTLLSDTLMDNNSDESPSEFVKYLDGLNNKKLNKYLGKKGVAEKLVQRGNSYFNKMWYAEAARIFDIVLEKTDTKHTYEILSKAGDSHYYTGNLEKSYKWYNELFTLYEDEINTDTFFKYTQTLKGTGKYLRAAALTKILRQKRNEPLNELESLNTNTWKGATQVTIKNLDINSKYSDFSPMFHNDSDIVYASAKDSSILTTRRYRWTNQPFLDLYVSKKKNDDGDLLPPKKFSKKINTKYHEASSAFSPDQKTIYFTRNNYGKRLKRGKNGINHLKIYRSQNIDGQWTSAEELPFNSEDYSTGHPTVSPDGKKLYFVSDMPGGFGETDIYVVDILENGAFSEPKNLGRTINSDTKEMFPYVTENSLYFSSNRPMGYGGLDVYKSDGSDETFAGAMNLGEPINSNRDDFSYIVDASSGKGYFASNRKGGKGDDDIYSFAYTPNLNAITGVLEDLASGEALPSATVLLLQGNRMINETTVDEMGHYSFPNLNPTTNYMVVAKKEGYLNDSLAIQTADNKNIVVTQKLKAEIKQSAAEAIVKTFEPKNVYFSFDSYEITPSSAQELDKLITVLKSNKGLSLKIESHTDAIGSKAYNKYLSEKRAKSTKDYMVSQGIDPSRIISTSGFGEDRLLNNCGDSQSCPPGQHRLNRRSEFILIAE